The following are from one region of the Serinus canaria isolate serCan28SL12 chromosome 8, serCan2020, whole genome shotgun sequence genome:
- the LOC103815196 gene encoding NADH-cytochrome b5 reductase-like, with protein MSENESASEEDWLALRPQEPSPSQCCGSGCKPCIYDVYDKELAQWERAKAMQDKSLLMGKKEQSNKSELNPDTFTAFSVSSVEQLTEDTYQYKFELPGNSSLRLSLGQHIVLRGVVNGLEVQRAYTPISPRNAEGYFEVLIKCYEAGLMSQYIKTWKRGDVVFWRGPFGGFPYQPNKHGELLMLASGTGLAPMIPILLSITDDEEDETFVTLVGCFPTFDKIYLKPLLQDLARYWNIRIFYVLSQETSLEKLPWSYQENTYTGHLNEDLMKTIVNSCRRKPFVLICGSSAFNEDMSRYLKAAGIEEDSCFVF; from the exons ATGAGTGAAAACGAGAGTGCCAGCGAGGAGGACTGGCTGGCTCTGAGGCCCCAGGAACCTtctccatcccagtgctgcGGCAGCGGCTGCAAACCCTGCATCTACGATGTGTATGACAAGGAGCTTGCACAGTGGGAGAGAGCCAAAGCAATGCAAGACAAAAGCCTTCTCATGGGAAAGAAGGAGCAG AGCAATAAGTCAGAGCTGAATCCAGATACATTCACTGCATTCAGCGTGAGCTCGGTGGAGCAGCTGACAGAGGACACCTACCAGTACAAATTTGAATTACCAGGAAATAGCAGCCTGCGATTGAGTTTAGGACAACATATCGTGTTAAG AGGAGTGGTGAATGGTTTGGAGGTCCAGAGAGCCTATACTCCAATTAGCCCCAGGAATGCAGAAGGTTACTTTGAAGTTCTAATTAAA TGCTATGAAGCTGGGCTAATGTCACAATAcataaaaacatggaaaagaggAGACGTGGTCTTCTGGCGTGGGCCGTTTGGAGGGTTCCCATATCAACCTAATAAG CATGGAGAACTCCTCATGCTGGCCTCTGGCACTGGCCTTGCACCAATGATTCCCATCCTCCTGTCCATAACAGATGATGAAGAGGATGAAACCTTTGTAACTCTTGTTGGCTGCTTCCCTACCTTTgacaaaatttatttaaaacctCTTCTGCAGGATTTGGCTCGGTACTGGaatattagaatattttatGTCCTAAGCCAG GAAACTTCGCTGGAAAAACTTCCTTGGAGCTACCAGGAAAACACTTACACTGGTCATCTCAATGAAGACTTGATGAAGACAATAGTAAATTCCTGTCGAAGAAAGCCATTTGTATTAATTTGTGGCTCTTCTGCATTCAATGAAGATATGAGTAGATACTTGAAAGCTGCAGGAATTGAAGAAGATTCCTGTTTTGTCTTTTAG